A genome region from Ligilactobacillus cholophilus includes the following:
- the oxc gene encoding oxalyl-CoA decarboxylase, whose translation MTEQITGAELLIEALKKNNLKNIYGVVGIPVTDLARMAQRSGMRYFGFRREDSAVNAAAAAGFLTGKPGLALTVSAPGFLNGLVALGEATKNCFPVIMISGSSERHIIDLNQGDYEGLDQYNIAKPFCKAAYRVDRPEDMGLAVARAIRSATTGRPGGVYLDLPADTIGAILDENIDPESTIIKENDFAKLRPAKEEVTRAVDVLKQAKKPLIILGKGASIAHAEDGVREFIETTKIPYLPMSMAKGLLPDDSESCVAAARSLSFSEADVIMLVGARLNWMLSHGNKFNPNAKLIQIDVDPDEIDSNKKIAAPLVGDMNAVFEGLNPAVKEAGIKASQTWLDALKAKKDENFAKMQKRLTTPRSPMGYYGAMRPIKELIRKNPDTYLISEGANTLDIGRNVIDIFKPRHRLDSGTWGVMGVGLGYAIGTAIETGQKVVCVEGDSAFGFDGMEIETICRLHLPVTIVIFNNGGIYNGAEKDPAGSDPAPITLDAKGRYDKLSEAFGGLAYNVTTPEELDKALNEAYESGKPAIINAVIDPTLGKESGHIGNLNPKLGIKH comes from the coding sequence ATGACAGAACAAATTACAGGTGCAGAATTACTAATTGAAGCATTAAAAAAGAATAATTTAAAAAATATATATGGAGTTGTAGGTATTCCAGTTACTGATTTAGCACGTATGGCGCAACGAAGTGGAATGCGTTATTTTGGATTTAGACGTGAAGATTCAGCAGTTAATGCAGCTGCTGCAGCCGGTTTTTTAACTGGAAAACCAGGATTAGCATTGACTGTCTCAGCTCCTGGATTTTTGAATGGGTTAGTGGCATTAGGAGAAGCTACAAAGAACTGTTTCCCAGTTATTATGATATCTGGTTCATCAGAACGTCATATTATTGATTTAAACCAGGGAGATTATGAAGGATTAGATCAATACAATATTGCAAAGCCATTTTGTAAAGCAGCATATCGAGTAGATCGTCCAGAAGATATGGGATTAGCAGTTGCACGTGCAATTCGATCAGCTACAACTGGTCGTCCTGGTGGTGTATATCTTGATTTGCCAGCAGATACAATTGGTGCAATTTTAGATGAAAACATTGATCCTGAAAGTACAATCATTAAGGAAAATGATTTTGCTAAATTGAGACCTGCAAAAGAGGAAGTTACACGTGCAGTTGATGTTTTGAAACAAGCCAAAAAGCCTTTGATTATTTTGGGTAAAGGTGCTTCGATTGCTCATGCTGAAGATGGTGTACGGGAATTTATTGAAACAACTAAGATTCCATACCTTCCAATGTCAATGGCGAAGGGCTTACTTCCAGATGATAGTGAATCATGCGTAGCCGCAGCACGTTCATTATCATTTAGTGAAGCTGATGTTATTATGTTGGTTGGTGCACGTTTGAATTGGATGTTATCACATGGAAATAAATTCAATCCAAACGCCAAGTTAATTCAAATTGATGTTGATCCAGATGAGATTGATTCTAATAAGAAGATTGCTGCCCCATTAGTTGGTGATATGAATGCAGTTTTTGAAGGATTAAATCCAGCGGTTAAAGAAGCAGGTATCAAAGCCTCACAAACTTGGCTAGATGCGTTGAAAGCCAAAAAAGATGAAAACTTTGCTAAAATGCAAAAACGGCTAACAACTCCTCGTTCACCAATGGGTTATTACGGTGCTATGCGTCCGATTAAAGAATTGATCCGCAAGAATCCCGATACTTATTTAATAAGTGAAGGTGCAAATACATTGGATATTGGACGGAATGTAATTGATATTTTCAAACCACGGCATCGTCTTGATTCAGGAACATGGGGTGTAATGGGTGTTGGACTCGGTTATGCTATTGGGACTGCAATTGAAACTGGTCAAAAAGTAGTTTGTGTAGAAGGCGATAGTGCGTTTGGATTTGATGGAATGGAAATTGAAACTATTTGTCGTTTACACTTACCTGTAACAATTGTAATCTTTAATAATGGTGGAATTTACAACGGAGCTGAAAAAGATCCAGCAGGTAGTGATCCTGCCCCAATTACGTTGGACGCAAAGGGTCGTTATGATAAGCTTTCAGAAGCATTTGGCGGTTTAGCATATAATGTTACAACTCCAGAAGAATTAGATAAGGCTTTAAATGAAGCTTATGAATCAGGTAAACCTGCGATTATCAATGCAGTAATTGATCCTACATTAGGTAAGGAATCAGGGCACATTGGCAATTTGAATCCTAAATTAGGAATAAAGCATTAA
- a CDS encoding amino acid ABC transporter substrate-binding protein/permease, with protein MTLCINALHSDSVVHAADEKTYTIATDVTFPPFVFTNDKNQYVGIDIDLMKAIAKEEGFKVVFKPVGFNAAVQAVSAGQVNGMMAGMTITDERKAKFDFSNPYYSSGIVMAVPKNSKIDSLKQLKGKKVAVKTGTSGANYANSIKDKYGFQTVTFDDSDNVYNDVKTGNSVACFDDNVVLKYGIKNGLNFKIVTKPAATGKLGFAVKKGTNQELLAKFNAGLEKLKKNGEYQKIIDRYTKSKSSSNAQESRTIWGLIKQNKGALLSGLGETMKLTIVSIFCATIFGILVGLLGVIPNKFFNGISTVIIYIFRGLPLLVLALFIYNGIPSLTGNKIPAFVAGIITLTLNEGAYIAAFVKGGIESVDVGQMEAARSLGLPFGKAMRKVVLPQGLKLMVPSFINQFIITLKDTSILSVIGIVELTQTGKIIIARNLEGFKIWLIVAVMYLILITIFTLLSKWIERRLDI; from the coding sequence ATGACATTGTGTATAAACGCATTACATAGTGACTCAGTTGTACATGCGGCCGATGAAAAAACATATACTATTGCAACTGATGTTACTTTCCCACCATTTGTATTTACAAATGATAAAAATCAATATGTAGGGATCGATATTGATTTAATGAAAGCAATTGCGAAAGAAGAAGGATTTAAAGTTGTCTTTAAGCCAGTCGGATTTAATGCGGCAGTTCAAGCTGTTAGTGCCGGCCAAGTAAATGGTATGATGGCAGGAATGACAATTACTGATGAACGAAAAGCAAAATTTGATTTCTCAAATCCATATTATTCATCAGGAATTGTGATGGCTGTTCCCAAAAACAGCAAGATTGACAGCTTGAAACAATTAAAGGGGAAGAAAGTCGCTGTTAAGACAGGGACATCTGGAGCCAACTACGCTAACTCAATTAAAGATAAATATGGTTTTCAAACAGTAACATTTGATGACTCAGACAATGTATATAATGATGTTAAAACTGGTAACTCAGTAGCCTGTTTTGATGATAACGTTGTTTTGAAATATGGTATTAAAAATGGATTGAACTTCAAAATTGTAACGAAACCAGCAGCTACTGGTAAATTAGGATTTGCAGTCAAGAAGGGTACTAACCAAGAATTACTTGCTAAATTTAATGCAGGACTTGAAAAACTAAAGAAAAATGGTGAATATCAAAAGATTATTGACCGTTACACTAAGAGTAAGAGTTCAAGTAATGCACAGGAATCAAGAACAATTTGGGGCTTAATCAAGCAAAATAAAGGTGCCTTATTAAGTGGTTTAGGTGAAACAATGAAATTAACAATTGTTTCAATTTTCTGTGCTACTATTTTTGGAATTTTAGTTGGTTTACTTGGTGTTATTCCAAACAAGTTTTTCAATGGAATTTCAACAGTGATCATCTATATCTTTAGAGGATTGCCATTACTAGTTCTTGCTTTGTTTATTTACAATGGGATTCCAAGTTTAACAGGTAATAAAATTCCTGCCTTTGTTGCCGGGATTATTACGTTAACCTTAAACGAAGGGGCATATATCGCAGCCTTTGTAAAAGGTGGAATTGAATCCGTAGATGTTGGACAAATGGAAGCCGCACGAAGTTTAGGATTACCTTTTGGAAAAGCAATGCGAAAAGTTGTTTTACCACAAGGGTTAAAACTTATGGTTCCTTCATTTATTAATCAATTTATTATTACTTTGAAGGATACTTCGATTTTATCAGTTATCGGAATTGTCGAATTAACACAAACAGGTAAGATCATCATTGCACGTAACTTAGAAGGATTTAAGATTTGGTTGATCGTAGCGGTAATGTACCTCATTCTAATTACGATTTTCACCTTACTTTCTAAGTGGATCGAACGGAGGTTAGATATCTAA
- a CDS encoding APC family permease, whose translation MEKANNKQPKPQKYFMSTVALTMLNVVMIAGLGNDPQQAFYGLSSVTYFLIGFILFFIPTALVSAELASGWPQRGGIFRWVGEGLGKGWAFTCLIILWFQTTFNLGAGMPNFAATIMFFSPHYHKAIQFLEHPQHEILIMCGFIALFWFVTWLAARGTKTFSNIAKYGVIVGTFIPLGVMIILTIVWLCQGHKPAMPIGAKYLIPQWNGMGTLALVAGVLFSWTGIDMNAAHIKELRNPEKQYPLSILFAGIAALAIFVIGTLIIATIIPASKLNILDALFVTFHDLGETFNFPWLYMVFIYINFILLIAMWTTNLAGPSFMLGQAGQSGLLPKWLQNYNKHGMPSKMMYFQALCVTIIAFLVKLLPNVEGFFIMVTQTITILYLIYYIIMFIAFIRLRYNQANRPRSFKVPGGKFGAWLVTIVGIASSIFGIVIAFYPPTQVKQEVGSGTVYVVTIACLVAVVLLVALGLYQLSKHHNKTHNNDWVNDQNKFAPYTWEIEGLKKPQKVESNVPTDIMSKGQNPMGVPVKYHFDPNKKVKLPKDWAKPTADIEKYAKEMRDHK comes from the coding sequence ATGGAAAAAGCAAATAATAAGCAGCCGAAACCACAAAAGTATTTTATGTCGACTGTTGCTTTAACAATGCTGAATGTTGTCATGATTGCTGGTTTAGGAAACGATCCACAACAAGCTTTCTATGGGCTATCATCAGTTACATATTTTCTGATTGGATTTATCTTATTCTTCATTCCGACTGCATTAGTTTCAGCTGAATTGGCAAGTGGCTGGCCTCAACGTGGAGGAATTTTCCGTTGGGTCGGCGAAGGTTTAGGTAAAGGTTGGGCGTTTACTTGTTTGATAATTTTATGGTTTCAAACGACATTCAACTTAGGTGCTGGGATGCCTAACTTTGCTGCTACAATCATGTTTTTCTCTCCACATTATCATAAAGCAATTCAGTTTTTGGAACATCCACAACATGAAATTTTAATCATGTGTGGTTTTATTGCGTTATTCTGGTTCGTTACTTGGCTAGCAGCACGTGGAACTAAAACTTTCTCTAACATCGCAAAATATGGTGTTATCGTGGGAACGTTTATTCCATTAGGTGTAATGATTATTTTAACCATTGTCTGGTTATGCCAAGGTCATAAACCTGCAATGCCAATCGGAGCAAAATATCTAATTCCACAATGGAATGGTATGGGTACATTAGCGTTAGTGGCTGGTGTTCTCTTTAGTTGGACTGGGATTGATATGAATGCTGCACACATCAAAGAATTACGAAATCCAGAGAAACAGTATCCACTTTCAATTTTATTTGCTGGTATTGCTGCGTTGGCAATTTTCGTCATTGGAACATTGATTATTGCAACGATTATTCCTGCAAGTAAACTAAATATCTTGGATGCATTATTTGTTACTTTCCACGATTTAGGGGAAACATTTAACTTTCCATGGTTATACATGGTATTCATTTATATTAACTTTATTTTACTAATTGCAATGTGGACAACTAATTTAGCCGGTCCATCATTCATGTTAGGGCAAGCAGGTCAAAGTGGTTTGTTGCCAAAATGGTTACAAAATTACAACAAACACGGTATGCCTTCAAAAATGATGTATTTCCAAGCACTTTGTGTCACAATTATTGCGTTCTTAGTAAAACTATTACCAAATGTCGAAGGCTTTTTCATTATGGTTACTCAAACCATTACGATTTTATATTTAATCTACTATATTATCATGTTTATTGCGTTTATTAGATTACGGTATAACCAAGCCAATCGGCCACGTTCATTCAAAGTTCCTGGTGGTAAATTTGGCGCTTGGTTGGTTACAATTGTTGGAATTGCTTCATCTATTTTTGGAATTGTTATTGCATTTTATCCACCAACTCAAGTCAAACAAGAAGTTGGTTCTGGAACAGTTTATGTTGTCACAATTGCATGTTTGGTTGCAGTTGTTTTGCTAGTTGCTTTAGGCCTATATCAATTATCCAAGCATCATAATAAGACTCACAATAATGATTGGGTCAACGATCAAAATAAGTTTGCTCCTTACACTTGGGAAATCGAAGGTTTAAAGAAACCACAAAAAGTTGAATCCAATGTGCCAACAGATATTATGTCAAAAGGACAAAATCCAATGGGTGTTCCGGTTAAGTATCATTTTGATCCAAACAAAAAGGTGAAATTACCTAAAGATTGGGCTAAACCAACGGCGGATATTGAGAAATATGCTAAGGAAATGCGCGATCACAAATAA
- a CDS encoding M13 family metallopeptidase, translating to MEYIAKVLGGAPVTTGEQASAKDNLYMHVNYEWLKTAKIPADKPAAGSFQDMDEDVEKRLIDDFKAYHDGKFEAPNSMFAEAMKMHALAIDFAGREDQGVKPLIPVIQPIQRLKMLNDLSKQLHNWVLNDLPLPFKIDVEPDWKDTSKNTVFMYGPDLILPDKTYYDKSRKDTPKLLKTWADMSQQLLELVGFESADAAQIVKEAMEFDRSLVPHVLTSEELADYPKQYNPKTLQEIRDYSHSFELDVMITKLVEDHPGKVIVTQPQYFEAFDEIVNDTTFKNLKSWMLTKTINKLAPYLKESIRQTADMFHRAVAGTKGSLTQPKFAYSVIDDTFKYVVGDYYGRKYFGEDAKKDATEMIKEMIGIYKHRLQNNDWLGDKTRAKAIFKLDKIAIKVGFPEKIKPVYQKLHVTTAEEGGTLLGNYVNIQKVCLKDNFEQFHKPVDRTEWDMPSQLVNACYDPSRNDITFPAAILEKPFYSLNQSHSKNFGGIGCVMGHEISHAFDNNGAHFDEYGNMVNWWTKDDAAHFAKLTQKMIDEFDGIPFAGGKVNGKLVVSENIADNGGMSCSLEALKQYSDADLKEFFTNWVTVWRMKASTAYKKMLLATDVHAPEELRGNVEPQNFEDFYETFDVHEGDGMWLDPSKRVQIW from the coding sequence ATGGAGTATATTGCAAAAGTATTAGGTGGAGCCCCCGTCACAACTGGTGAACAAGCCAGTGCTAAAGATAACCTTTACATGCATGTTAATTATGAATGGCTCAAGACGGCAAAAATTCCAGCGGATAAACCAGCAGCTGGAAGTTTTCAAGATATGGATGAAGATGTTGAAAAGCGTTTGATTGATGACTTCAAAGCATATCATGATGGTAAGTTTGAAGCACCTAATTCCATGTTTGCGGAAGCAATGAAAATGCACGCGTTAGCAATTGACTTTGCGGGACGTGAAGATCAAGGAGTTAAACCATTAATTCCGGTAATTCAACCTATTCAACGTTTAAAAATGCTAAATGATCTTAGCAAACAATTGCACAACTGGGTTTTAAATGATTTACCATTACCATTTAAAATCGATGTTGAGCCAGATTGGAAAGATACATCTAAGAATACAGTATTCATGTACGGTCCAGATTTAATTTTACCTGACAAAACTTACTATGATAAATCAAGAAAAGATACGCCTAAGTTACTAAAAACATGGGCAGATATGTCACAACAATTATTAGAATTAGTTGGATTTGAAAGTGCGGACGCTGCACAAATTGTAAAGGAAGCAATGGAGTTTGATCGCTCACTTGTTCCACATGTATTAACTTCTGAAGAATTAGCGGATTATCCTAAACAATATAATCCAAAAACATTACAAGAAATCCGTGATTATAGTCATAGCTTTGAATTAGATGTGATGATTACTAAATTGGTTGAAGATCACCCGGGAAAAGTTATTGTAACTCAACCTCAATATTTTGAAGCTTTTGATGAAATTGTTAATGATACAACTTTCAAGAATTTGAAGAGTTGGATGTTAACTAAGACTATTAATAAATTAGCACCTTACTTAAAAGAAAGTATTCGTCAAACTGCTGATATGTTTCATCGAGCAGTAGCAGGGACTAAAGGGTCATTAACACAACCAAAATTTGCTTACAGTGTAATTGATGACACATTTAAATATGTTGTGGGCGATTACTATGGTCGGAAATATTTTGGTGAAGATGCCAAAAAAGATGCAACAGAAATGATTAAAGAAATGATCGGTATTTATAAGCATCGATTACAAAACAACGACTGGTTAGGTGATAAAACACGTGCAAAAGCCATCTTTAAATTAGATAAAATAGCAATTAAGGTAGGCTTTCCTGAAAAAATTAAACCAGTTTATCAAAAATTGCATGTGACTACAGCTGAAGAAGGCGGAACTTTACTTGGAAATTATGTAAATATCCAAAAAGTTTGTTTGAAAGATAATTTTGAACAATTCCATAAGCCAGTGGATCGAACAGAATGGGATATGCCATCTCAATTAGTTAATGCTTGTTATGATCCATCAAGAAATGATATTACATTCCCTGCAGCTATTTTAGAGAAACCATTTTACAGTCTAAATCAATCTCATAGTAAAAACTTTGGTGGGATTGGCTGTGTAATGGGACATGAAATTTCACATGCATTTGATAACAATGGTGCTCATTTTGATGAATATGGAAATATGGTTAACTGGTGGACAAAGGATGATGCTGCTCACTTTGCTAAGTTAACTCAAAAGATGATTGATGAATTCGATGGCATTCCATTTGCTGGTGGTAAAGTTAATGGAAAATTAGTAGTTTCTGAAAATATTGCAGATAATGGTGGAATGAGTTGTTCATTAGAAGCATTGAAACAATATTCAGATGCTGATCTCAAGGAATTCTTTACTAACTGGGTTACAGTTTGGAGAATGAAAGCAAGTACGGCATATAAGAAAATGTTATTAGCTACTGATGTCCATGCTCCTGAAGAACTTCGAGGAAATGTTGAACCTCAAAACTTCGAAGATTTCTATGAGACTTTTGATGTTCATGAAGGAGACGGCATGTGGTTAGATCCAAGTAAACGAGTTCAAATTTGGTAA
- a CDS encoding APC family permease — protein sequence MAKTNTDSKSSLKSPKPQKYFMSTIALTMLNVVMIAGLGNDPQQAFYGLSSVTYFIIGFILFFIPTALVSAELASGWPQRGGIFRWVGEGVGKGWAFTCLIILWFQSTFNLGAGMPNFAATVMFFTPHYHKAIQFLEHPQHEILIMCGFIALFWFVTWLAARGTKTFSNIAKYGVIVGTFIPLAIMIILTIVWLCQGHKPAMPVGAKYLIPQWNGMGTLALVAGVLFSWAGIDMNAAHIKELRHPEKQYPISIFFAGIAALAIFIIGTLIIATIIPASKINILDALFVTFHELGSIINCPWLYMLFIYANFLVMIAMWITNLAGPSFMLGQAGQSGLLPKWLQNYNKHGMPSRMMYFQAICVTVIAFMVKLLPNVEGFFIMITQTITILYLLYYIIMFVAFIRLRYTQANRPRSFKVPGGKFGAWLITIVGIASSVFGIMLAFYPPAQVKEEVGSGTVYDVTIACLVGVVLLVALGLYQLSKHHNKTHNNDWVNDQNKFAPYTWEIEGLKKPQKVESNVPTDIMSKGQNPMGVPIKYHFDPNKKVDLPKDWAQPTADISQYAKEMRAETKDK from the coding sequence ATGGCGAAAACAAATACTGATTCAAAAAGTAGTTTGAAATCACCCAAACCACAAAAGTATTTTATGTCTACCATTGCTTTAACAATGTTAAATGTTGTGATGATTGCCGGCTTAGGAAATGATCCGCAACAAGCTTTCTATGGGCTTTCATCAGTTACATACTTTATTATTGGTTTTATTCTATTCTTTATTCCAACTGCACTTGTTTCAGCTGAATTAGCAAGTGGTTGGCCTCAACGTGGGGGAATTTTTCGTTGGGTCGGTGAAGGTGTTGGTAAAGGATGGGCATTTACTTGTTTAATTATTTTATGGTTCCAATCAACCTTTAATTTAGGCGCTGGAATGCCTAACTTTGCCGCTACCGTAATGTTTTTCACACCACATTATCATAAAGCAATTCAGTTTTTGGAACATCCACAACATGAAATTTTAATCATGTGTGGTTTTATTGCATTATTCTGGTTTGTAACTTGGTTAGCAGCACGAGGAACTAAAACTTTTTCTAATATCGCCAAGTATGGTGTTATTGTCGGTACTTTCATTCCACTTGCAATTATGATCATTTTAACTATCGTATGGCTATGCCAAGGTCATAAACCTGCAATGCCAGTTGGAGCTAAATATTTGATTCCACAATGGAACGGTATGGGCACACTCGCATTAGTTGCCGGCGTCCTCTTTAGTTGGGCCGGAATTGATATGAATGCTGCACACATCAAAGAATTAAGACATCCAGAAAAACAGTATCCTATTTCAATTTTCTTTGCTGGAATTGCCGCTTTAGCAATTTTCATCATTGGAACATTGATTATTGCAACAATCATTCCTGCAAGTAAAATCAACATTTTAGATGCACTTTTTGTTACTTTCCATGAATTAGGTTCAATTATTAATTGCCCATGGTTATACATGCTATTTATTTATGCTAACTTCTTAGTAATGATTGCAATGTGGATCACTAATCTCGCCGGCCCTTCATTCATGTTAGGTCAAGCTGGTCAAAGTGGTCTATTACCAAAATGGTTACAAAACTACAATAAACATGGCATGCCTTCAAGAATGATGTACTTCCAAGCAATATGTGTTACAGTGATTGCATTTATGGTTAAGTTACTACCTAATGTAGAAGGATTCTTTATCATGATCACTCAAACAATCACGATTTTATATTTGTTGTATTACATCATCATGTTCGTGGCCTTTATTAGGTTGCGTTATACACAAGCCAATCGGCCACGGTCATTCAAAGTTCCTGGTGGTAAATTTGGTGCTTGGCTAATTACCATTGTCGGGATTGCATCTTCCGTCTTTGGAATTATGCTTGCATTTTATCCACCTGCACAAGTTAAAGAAGAAGTTGGTTCTGGAACAGTCTATGATGTAACAATCGCTTGCTTAGTTGGTGTTGTTTTATTGGTTGCTTTAGGTCTATATCAATTATCTAAACATCATAATAAGACTCATAATAATGATTGGGTCAACGACCAAAATAAATTTGCTCCATACACATGGGAAATTGAAGGCTTGAAGAAGCCACAAAAAGTTGAATCCAATGTACCAACAGACATTATGTCAAAAGGTCAAAATCCAATGGGAGTTCCAATTAAATATCATTTTGATCCAAATAAAAAAGTTGATCTTCCAAAAGATTGGGCACAACCAACCGCAGATATTTCACAATATGCTAAAGAAATGCGTGCAGAAACTAAAGATAAATAA
- a CDS encoding sulfite exporter TauE/SafE family protein, protein MNILMLTLCGFIIGFILISVGMGAALYIGCLITFFHLPDKTAAASALVITLPALIVGTYFYHRKNLINYNQGNKLLIWAICGTLGGSLIVPFINQHYYQIIISIILIVLAITILFHVFVDPHLKHQSYVHHKLHRVMANFASVISGIMIGLAGMSGGGPLVAGMLLLDAPMAQAAATSSYIRVWTTLLGIGLHFNTMKIAWNLVFYMILGTTVGALIAPYIMQKINTENNWINRIFKPIIALILLYMGIKSFI, encoded by the coding sequence ATGAATATTTTAATGTTAACTTTATGTGGTTTTATCATTGGATTCATTCTCATTTCAGTTGGAATGGGAGCAGCTTTATACATTGGCTGTTTGATCACATTTTTTCATCTTCCTGACAAAACTGCGGCGGCTAGTGCTTTAGTAATCACTTTGCCAGCTTTAATTGTTGGCACTTATTTTTATCATCGAAAAAATCTCATCAATTATAACCAGGGAAATAAATTATTAATTTGGGCAATATGTGGAACCTTAGGTGGAAGTCTTATCGTCCCTTTTATTAACCAACATTACTATCAAATCATTATCAGTATCATTTTAATTGTTTTAGCAATCACAATTTTATTTCATGTATTTGTTGATCCTCATCTAAAACATCAAAGTTATGTCCATCATAAACTTCATCGAGTAATGGCTAATTTTGCTAGTGTAATCAGTGGAATTATGATTGGACTTGCAGGAATGTCAGGTGGAGGACCATTAGTTGCTGGTATGTTACTCTTAGATGCCCCAATGGCTCAAGCCGCAGCAACTTCATCATATATTAGAGTATGGACTACACTATTAGGAATTGGATTACATTTTAACACCATGAAAATTGCTTGGAACTTAGTCTTTTATATGATATTAGGAACAACTGTTGGCGCCTTAATCGCACCTTATATAATGCAAAAAATAAATACTGAAAACAACTGGATTAATCGAATTTTTAAACCAATAATTGCACTTATTCTTCTATATATGGGAATTAAATCATTTATCTAA
- a CDS encoding DUF4396 domain-containing protein: METLAIIWIIIGFISAFIILCDVIKHPQQMSIMNAVWPINALWGGPLILWAYFTLGKHRKMHMKSMKMEKMHMKMEMPPKDSKYNQFWQGIIVDALHCGAGCSLSDLIGSWIFYYLLSFNLFGQKIFGEWLFDYILALLIGVLFQYAAIAPMMQGSTISKLWRAFRIDFWSLTAWQVGMYGWSAIVTFIFQWHFTPLQPQFWLMMSIGMACGFITAYPMNWLLVRKGIKSGM; this comes from the coding sequence ATGGAAACTTTAGCAATTATTTGGATTATAATTGGCTTTATTTCTGCTTTTATTATTTTATGTGATGTTATTAAGCATCCACAACAAATGAGTATTATGAATGCTGTTTGGCCAATTAATGCATTATGGGGAGGACCATTAATTTTATGGGCATATTTTACATTAGGAAAACATCGAAAAATGCATATGAAATCAATGAAAATGGAAAAGATGCATATGAAGATGGAGATGCCTCCAAAAGATTCCAAATATAATCAATTTTGGCAAGGAATTATAGTAGACGCTCTTCACTGTGGTGCTGGATGTAGTCTTTCAGATTTAATTGGTTCTTGGATTTTTTACTATTTATTAAGTTTTAATTTATTTGGACAAAAGATATTTGGTGAGTGGCTATTCGATTATATCCTTGCTTTATTAATTGGGGTGTTGTTCCAATATGCAGCGATTGCTCCAATGATGCAAGGAAGTACAATTAGTAAATTATGGCGTGCGTTTCGGATTGATTTTTGGTCATTGACTGCATGGCAAGTTGGAATGTATGGTTGGTCCGCAATCGTAACATTTATTTTCCAATGGCATTTTACTCCATTACAACCACAGTTTTGGCTAATGATGAGTATCGGAATGGCATGTGGCTTTATTACTGCATATCCAATGAACTGGCTCTTGGTTCGCAAAGGTATTAAAAGTGGAATGTAA
- a CDS encoding amino acid ABC transporter ATP-binding protein gives MTNTKIEVQNVAKNFAKNQVLKDINFTVEDGQVVVMIGPSGSGKSTLLRCLNRLETPSSGNIIVDGINMADPKIDIDKARENIGMVFQHFNLFNNLTIGENIMLAPKELKNKSDVEAQKQARELLKMVDLEDKFNAYPQSLSGGQKQRIAIARALAMNPDIMLFDEPTSALDPEMVDDVLEVMKKLAKNGMTMVVVTHEMGFAKEVADKVVFMADGYIVEEGTPEEVFEHPKHERTQAFLERIHGI, from the coding sequence ATGACAAATACAAAAATCGAAGTCCAAAATGTAGCTAAAAACTTTGCTAAGAACCAAGTTTTAAAAGATATTAATTTTACAGTTGAAGATGGTCAAGTGGTTGTAATGATTGGTCCTTCTGGTTCAGGTAAAAGTACTTTATTACGATGCTTGAATCGTTTAGAAACACCAAGTTCAGGAAATATCATTGTGGATGGCATTAATATGGCTGATCCTAAAATTGATATTGATAAGGCTCGTGAAAATATCGGAATGGTTTTCCAACACTTTAATTTATTTAATAACTTAACGATTGGGGAAAACATTATGTTGGCTCCAAAGGAATTAAAGAATAAATCAGATGTGGAAGCTCAAAAACAAGCACGTGAATTACTTAAAATGGTAGATTTGGAAGATAAATTCAATGCTTATCCACAATCATTATCAGGGGGACAAAAACAAAGAATTGCAATTGCACGTGCTTTAGCAATGAACCCTGATATCATGCTATTTGATGAACCAACTTCAGCACTTGATCCAGAAATGGTTGACGATGTATTGGAAGTAATGAAGAAGCTTGCTAAAAACGGAATGACAATGGTGGTCGTAACTCACGAAATGGGCTTTGCCAAGGAAGTTGCTGATAAAGTGGTCTTCATGGCTGATGGTTACATCGTTGAAGAAGGAACACCGGAAGAAGTCTTTGAACATCCAAAACATGAAAGAACACAAGCATTTTTAGAAAGAATTCATGGTATTTAG